The Sorangiineae bacterium MSr11367 genome window below encodes:
- a CDS encoding M23 family metallopeptidase: MNAKDAPGMASLFGDGMREAFPVEKLTRIVDGLLEAKGRIESSSRVEPPQDENEGFYRFRTERGEWRVELHVDPSGKVSGLKFNEPPAPAPPVVTSTVSLGLPYRGQWLVHWGGDRREVNAHVDNPSQRRAVDLVVVGPDGKTHRTDGRTNKDYHAYGREVLAVADGVVVAAVDGVQENEPGEENPYLVPGNMVILKHTDHLYSLYAHLQPTKLRVKVGARVKKAAVLGLCGNSGNSTEPHLHFQLQDGPRLEDSWGIEAVFDDVTVAHEKKTGRVMHYTFLKGDLVGNPGNAL; this comes from the coding sequence ATGAACGCCAAGGATGCACCGGGCATGGCTTCTCTTTTCGGGGACGGAATGCGCGAGGCTTTCCCCGTGGAGAAACTGACGCGCATCGTGGATGGCCTTCTCGAGGCCAAAGGGCGAATCGAAAGTTCGTCCCGCGTGGAGCCTCCGCAAGACGAGAATGAAGGCTTCTACCGCTTTCGAACGGAACGCGGTGAATGGCGCGTGGAGCTCCACGTCGACCCGAGCGGAAAAGTATCCGGATTGAAGTTCAACGAGCCACCGGCCCCGGCCCCTCCCGTCGTTACGAGTACCGTGTCGCTAGGACTACCCTACCGCGGACAATGGTTGGTCCATTGGGGAGGCGATCGTCGCGAGGTGAACGCCCATGTGGACAATCCGAGCCAACGACGAGCCGTCGACCTGGTGGTGGTCGGCCCCGATGGCAAAACACATCGCACCGACGGCCGGACGAACAAGGATTACCACGCCTACGGACGAGAGGTCCTCGCCGTGGCGGACGGCGTCGTCGTCGCCGCGGTCGACGGAGTTCAGGAGAATGAGCCCGGCGAGGAGAATCCGTACCTCGTACCCGGCAATATGGTCATCTTGAAGCACACCGATCATCTGTATTCGTTGTACGCGCATCTTCAACCAACCAAGTTGCGGGTGAAGGTCGGTGCACGCGTCAAGAAGGCGGCGGTCTTGGGCCTATGCGGCAATTCGGGAAACTCGACCGAACCGCATCTCCACTTTCAACTACAGGATGGCCCGCGACTCGAGGATAGCTGGGGCATCGAAGCCGTCTTCGACGACGTGACGGTGGCGCACGAGAAGAAGACGGGCCGCGTGATGCACTACACCTTTCTAAAAGGCGACCTCGTCGGCAATCCGGGAAACGCCTTGTAG
- a CDS encoding beta-1,6-galactanase, whose product MRVSAFVAGTCGVLLAVAPGVAHADYTTTVNAQSHWGTWEGWGTSLAWWANAFGNRDDVADILFTRNVVRYDNQDIPGLGLNIVRYNAGGSTWNSINGQSMVASPNISKYTQIEGYWLDWFSADPSSSSWNWYADSPQRNMMWKARDRGANVFELFSNSPMWWMLYNHNPSGAADGGENLQSWNYRQHAVYLATIARYAHDHWGIDFSSVEAFNEPSATWWKADGGQEGCHIGVGVQQQVINYLRAELDARGLGWMAVSGSDETAYDTARDTWNALSAEARGNVWRINVHGYQYGNGRRDLLYSTASAAGRKIWNSEYGENDASGNALASNLNLDFRWLHPTAWVYWQALDGLNWGLIYANGGAGTLGQVNNKYFVLAQYARHIRPGMRILDGGEGNTVAAYDAAARKLVIVTTNYGTAQWINYDLSRFASVAGQSGLVPRWATTIGTGAGEHYGYHADTNLQGKRFWSWFPANTIQTFEIDGVTL is encoded by the coding sequence ATGAGGGTATCGGCCTTCGTAGCTGGCACGTGCGGCGTTCTTCTGGCGGTTGCACCGGGGGTGGCGCATGCGGACTACACGACCACGGTGAACGCTCAGAGTCATTGGGGCACGTGGGAGGGGTGGGGGACGTCGTTGGCGTGGTGGGCAAATGCGTTCGGCAACCGCGATGACGTGGCAGATATTCTCTTTACGCGCAACGTGGTCCGTTATGACAACCAGGACATCCCCGGCTTGGGTCTGAACATCGTGCGTTACAACGCCGGTGGCTCGACGTGGAACAGCATCAACGGCCAATCGATGGTGGCCTCGCCGAATATTTCGAAATATACGCAAATCGAAGGATACTGGCTCGATTGGTTCAGTGCCGACCCGAGCTCGAGCAGCTGGAACTGGTACGCGGATTCGCCCCAGCGCAACATGATGTGGAAGGCACGCGATCGCGGTGCCAACGTCTTCGAACTCTTTTCCAACTCGCCCATGTGGTGGATGCTCTACAACCACAACCCCTCCGGTGCGGCCGATGGCGGAGAGAATCTGCAATCGTGGAACTACCGGCAGCACGCGGTGTACCTGGCAACCATCGCGCGGTATGCGCACGACCACTGGGGCATCGATTTCAGCTCGGTGGAAGCCTTCAATGAACCCTCGGCCACGTGGTGGAAGGCCGACGGCGGACAGGAAGGGTGCCACATCGGGGTGGGCGTTCAGCAGCAGGTGATCAACTACCTGCGCGCGGAGCTCGATGCGCGCGGCCTTGGTTGGATGGCGGTCTCCGGCTCGGACGAGACCGCCTACGACACGGCACGGGACACCTGGAATGCGCTGAGCGCCGAGGCCCGTGGCAACGTGTGGCGCATCAACGTGCACGGGTATCAATACGGCAACGGGCGCCGCGATCTGCTCTACTCGACGGCCTCCGCCGCCGGGAGAAAGATCTGGAACTCGGAGTATGGAGAAAACGACGCCAGCGGAAATGCGTTGGCGTCGAATCTCAATTTGGATTTTCGCTGGCTCCACCCCACGGCGTGGGTCTATTGGCAAGCGCTCGACGGCCTCAATTGGGGATTGATCTACGCCAACGGCGGGGCGGGCACGTTGGGGCAAGTGAACAACAAGTATTTCGTGCTGGCACAGTACGCGCGGCACATTCGCCCCGGGATGCGCATCCTCGACGGCGGCGAGGGCAACACGGTGGCCGCCTACGATGCGGCGGCGCGCAAATTGGTCATCGTGACGACGAATTATGGCACCGCGCAATGGATCAACTACGACTTGTCGCGCTTTGCCTCCGTCGCGGGGCAATCGGGGCTCGTACCACGGTGGGCTACGACGATCGGGACCGGGGCGGGCGAGCACTATGGATATCACGCCGATACAAATTTGCAGGGCAAACGCTTTTGGTCGTGGTTTCCCGCCAATACGATTCAAACCTTCGAAATCGACGGTGTGACCCTCTGA
- a CDS encoding beta-lactamase family protein translates to MALLFVPRKVFALVMAGASCLSIASCGGSERHSSNVPGAAVPAERVSRFEAPEPFFPRGEGTELGLDSDALSALIASAQASRSDALILIKEGHVVVERYFGHRPRPIATMSVTKGIVSLAIGALIDEKKIASIDAPLATWFPEWAEGRKASVTLRHVMTHTSGLEHQGPARKLYDQADRLAYARQLPVVEQPGKRVSYNNEAVELLSGIVRIAAGKPLDDYMREKFFTPMGIVDFTWDKDKAGNVQAFADLKLFPRDLAKFGQLMLDGGRWNGQQLVSSTWIAQSTSPARADSEIGLLWWVAYTSLEYVQSAATREAFGQWGFTASSKLAPLDGRIFNNATNYYETATALLTNDEMSSLFRVRGLPDSPKLFDVRRGEPIGFHHDGSNGQFLLVYRPWHIVAVRLHDPGDEPLETLAQYMAEEREHGFSGFPEAVRATVRRGK, encoded by the coding sequence ATGGCTTTGCTTTTCGTACCTCGGAAGGTCTTTGCGTTGGTGATGGCGGGCGCCTCATGCCTGAGCATCGCGTCGTGCGGCGGCTCGGAGCGACATTCCTCGAATGTTCCCGGCGCGGCCGTGCCGGCGGAGCGCGTTTCGCGGTTCGAGGCACCGGAGCCCTTCTTTCCACGCGGCGAAGGCACGGAGCTCGGACTCGATTCCGATGCCCTTTCAGCGTTGATCGCGTCCGCGCAGGCGTCACGCTCGGATGCCCTCATTCTCATCAAAGAGGGTCATGTGGTCGTCGAACGCTATTTTGGCCATCGCCCGCGCCCCATCGCCACCATGTCCGTGACCAAGGGCATCGTCTCCCTCGCCATTGGCGCGCTCATCGACGAAAAGAAGATTGCGAGCATCGACGCTCCACTTGCAACCTGGTTTCCGGAATGGGCCGAAGGGCGGAAAGCCTCCGTCACGCTCCGTCACGTGATGACGCACACCTCTGGGCTCGAACATCAAGGCCCGGCGAGGAAACTCTACGACCAAGCAGACCGACTCGCGTATGCACGTCAATTGCCCGTGGTCGAACAACCGGGCAAGCGTGTCTCCTACAACAACGAAGCGGTGGAGCTTCTTTCGGGAATCGTTCGAATCGCCGCAGGAAAGCCGCTAGACGACTACATGCGTGAGAAGTTCTTCACCCCCATGGGTATCGTCGACTTCACGTGGGACAAGGACAAAGCGGGCAACGTGCAAGCATTTGCCGACCTAAAATTGTTCCCGCGCGATCTGGCGAAGTTTGGCCAATTGATGCTCGATGGCGGGCGATGGAACGGCCAACAGCTCGTCTCCTCGACATGGATTGCGCAGTCGACCTCCCCTGCCCGCGCGGACAGCGAAATAGGGTTGCTCTGGTGGGTCGCCTACACGTCGCTCGAGTATGTTCAGTCGGCCGCGACACGTGAAGCCTTTGGCCAATGGGGATTCACGGCAAGTAGCAAGCTCGCCCCGCTCGATGGGCGCATTTTCAACAATGCGACGAACTACTATGAGACTGCGACGGCCCTGCTCACGAACGACGAGATGTCGTCCTTGTTCCGCGTGCGCGGTCTTCCCGATAGCCCCAAATTGTTCGACGTCCGCCGGGGAGAGCCCATCGGCTTTCACCACGATGGCTCGAATGGTCAATTTCTCCTCGTCTACCGGCCTTGGCACATCGTGGCCGTGCGTCTGCACGATCCGGGCGATGAACCGCTCGAGACCCTGGCCCAATACATGGCTGAGGAACGAGAGCACGGATTCTCCGGCTTCCCGGAGGCCGTCCGCGCGACGGTTCGCCGTGGGAAATAG
- a CDS encoding flavin reductase family protein — MHIPSEPAILYFGTPVVLISTVNEDGSYNLAPMSSAFWLGWRCVLGLGAGSKTAQNMTRTRQCVLNLPSEMQVAAVNRLALTTGMNPVPPFKVARGYRYERAKFELAGLTPVPSETVAAPRVHECPVQLEAVVAAKHGIGEDDPALSGRIVTFEVRVQRVHLETSILMDGDSHRVDPDKWRPLIMSFQKFYGLADEQVHASTLSQIQESMYRSPDVDRARLAPHPSASVPDGPRLRDARA; from the coding sequence ATGCACATCCCGAGTGAACCTGCGATTCTCTATTTCGGTACGCCCGTGGTCTTGATCAGCACCGTCAACGAAGACGGCTCGTACAATCTTGCGCCCATGTCGTCGGCCTTTTGGCTCGGATGGCGCTGCGTGCTGGGGTTGGGGGCAGGCTCGAAGACGGCGCAGAACATGACCAGGACGCGCCAATGCGTGCTCAATTTGCCATCGGAGATGCAGGTCGCTGCGGTCAATCGATTGGCGCTCACCACGGGAATGAATCCGGTGCCGCCGTTCAAGGTCGCGCGCGGCTATCGGTACGAGCGCGCCAAGTTCGAATTGGCCGGGCTCACCCCGGTGCCGTCCGAGACGGTGGCGGCGCCGCGTGTGCACGAGTGCCCCGTGCAGCTCGAGGCGGTGGTCGCTGCCAAGCACGGCATTGGGGAAGACGATCCTGCGCTGTCCGGCCGGATTGTCACCTTCGAGGTGCGCGTCCAGCGCGTGCACCTCGAAACCTCGATTCTGATGGATGGAGACTCCCATCGCGTCGACCCCGACAAATGGCGGCCGCTCATCATGAGCTTTCAGAAATTCTACGGGCTCGCGGACGAGCAAGTGCACGCGTCGACGTTGAGCCAGATCCAGGAGTCGATGTACCGAAGCCCCGACGTCGACCGCGCCCGGTTGGCTCCGCATCCGTCGGCCTCGGTCCCGGACGGACCTCGACTTCGCGACGCGCGTGCCTAA
- a CDS encoding helix-turn-helix domain-containing protein, which produces MKVEALDQGGRAAHPDLRTTVRRCGLHAEVHTPATERHLILPDAYIELQFYTGACWFEGADGQARALPPVFVFGTRTAPGCLVARGLTRVASVAMHRWCASRLLRIENLQGICTDVGPELQELGRRVVRLLDEGGGPEALAQVEAWLLARMPKGDDAQEAVDAAGLELHESRGAARIAPLAAELGLSVRQLERRFKDAAGVSPKAMARLIRFSDAQERIELDPGTSLAALACELGYADQAHFNRDFRGLAGLTPGQFAQVVRSSRRAQASPG; this is translated from the coding sequence GTGAAGGTTGAGGCTTTGGACCAAGGCGGGCGGGCCGCGCATCCGGATTTGCGCACCACCGTTCGCCGGTGCGGTCTGCATGCCGAGGTTCACACCCCCGCCACCGAGCGGCATCTGATCCTGCCGGACGCGTACATCGAGCTTCAGTTCTATACGGGGGCGTGCTGGTTCGAGGGGGCCGATGGCCAAGCGCGTGCGCTGCCGCCGGTGTTCGTGTTCGGAACGCGGACGGCGCCGGGGTGCCTCGTGGCGCGTGGCCTGACCCGGGTGGCCTCGGTGGCCATGCACCGATGGTGCGCCTCCCGCCTGCTGCGCATCGAAAATTTGCAAGGAATCTGCACGGACGTGGGGCCCGAGCTGCAGGAGCTCGGGCGGCGCGTGGTGCGTTTGCTCGACGAGGGCGGCGGCCCGGAAGCCCTGGCCCAGGTCGAAGCCTGGCTGCTCGCCCGCATGCCGAAGGGCGACGATGCGCAGGAGGCCGTGGACGCGGCGGGGCTCGAGCTCCACGAGTCCCGCGGGGCCGCCCGCATCGCCCCACTGGCTGCGGAGCTGGGCCTTTCCGTGCGCCAACTCGAGCGACGGTTCAAAGACGCCGCCGGCGTTTCGCCCAAGGCCATGGCGCGGTTGATTCGCTTTTCCGATGCCCAGGAGCGCATCGAGCTCGACCCCGGCACCAGCCTCGCCGCGCTGGCATGCGAGCTCGGGTATGCCGATCAAGCGCATTTCAATCGCGATTTTCGCGGGCTGGCCGGCCTAACACCGGGGCAGTTTGCCCAGGTGGTGCGGAGTTCTCGTCGCGCGCAGGCAAGCCCTGGCTGA
- a CDS encoding MFS transporter, whose product MTEAPSPSRAQSATTWFVLHSTAFLNAAGMGLAIPVLPFLAAHYALGPARVASIVGWLETSYALCAFLAAPVLGALSDAVGRRPVLLVSIVGSAVGYALFGFAWALPLLFASRIVDGLTAGNTSALLAYVGDRTSEEERGRAFGRMGAVAGAGFIVGPALGGLAVRFGGLKAPFFCAAAATALNALLGFFFLPESLPKERRKRSMPTWNPFGQLATLFAWRHVRPFLIVRVLFMAAFACVMTFPLLAKDGLGWGADKVSFVLICVGLADILVQGLLLGFLERVLGPTRVLALGLGLTMLGFGGFVAVARTTSASSALSVASGAFFLAAVVALACGEGLFTATLTAFLSRAAGSDAQGQIQGGNHALQELTAVAMPLAATQLYAHCGPSAPYLAALLLTMASALFLFRCGVRDPEASSGHALDGSPR is encoded by the coding sequence ATGACCGAGGCTCCTTCGCCATCGCGCGCCCAAAGCGCGACCACCTGGTTCGTTCTCCATTCGACGGCATTCCTGAACGCGGCGGGCATGGGGCTGGCGATTCCCGTATTGCCTTTTCTCGCAGCGCATTATGCACTCGGGCCCGCTCGGGTTGCCAGCATCGTGGGGTGGCTGGAGACGTCGTACGCGCTCTGCGCCTTCCTCGCGGCACCGGTGCTCGGTGCGTTGAGCGATGCCGTGGGGCGCAGGCCCGTGCTCTTGGTGAGCATCGTCGGATCCGCCGTCGGGTATGCCCTTTTCGGATTTGCCTGGGCGCTGCCGCTCCTGTTCGCGAGCCGCATCGTCGACGGGCTCACGGCGGGGAACACGTCGGCGCTGTTGGCGTACGTCGGCGATCGCACCTCGGAGGAAGAGCGCGGGCGCGCATTCGGGCGCATGGGGGCCGTGGCCGGCGCAGGTTTCATCGTAGGGCCCGCACTCGGCGGGTTGGCCGTGCGGTTCGGTGGCTTGAAAGCCCCCTTCTTCTGCGCAGCCGCCGCGACGGCGCTCAATGCCCTCTTGGGCTTCTTCTTTCTGCCCGAGAGCCTACCCAAAGAGCGCCGCAAGCGCTCGATGCCCACGTGGAATCCATTCGGCCAGCTCGCGACGCTCTTTGCGTGGCGCCATGTTCGGCCCTTCTTGATCGTGCGGGTGCTTTTCATGGCTGCTTTCGCCTGCGTCATGACCTTTCCCCTTTTGGCCAAAGATGGCCTGGGGTGGGGCGCCGACAAGGTGAGCTTCGTGCTGATCTGCGTGGGGTTGGCCGATATCCTGGTGCAAGGTCTGCTGCTCGGATTTCTCGAGCGCGTGCTCGGTCCAACGCGGGTGCTCGCCCTCGGGCTGGGCCTCACCATGCTGGGCTTCGGTGGGTTCGTCGCCGTCGCTCGAACCACGAGCGCATCGAGCGCCTTGAGCGTTGCGAGCGGCGCATTCTTCCTCGCCGCCGTCGTGGCCTTGGCCTGCGGCGAGGGACTCTTCACCGCAACGTTGACCGCGTTTCTATCGCGCGCCGCAGGTTCCGATGCCCAAGGGCAGATTCAAGGCGGCAACCACGCTTTGCAGGAATTGACCGCCGTCGCCATGCCTCTGGCCGCCACCCAGCTTTATGCGCATTGTGGCCCGAGCGCGCCTTATCTTGCCGCGCTACTCCTCACGATGGCGTCCGCGCTGTTCTTGTTTCGTTGCGGCGTACGCGATCCCGAGGCATCGTCGGGCCATGCACTGGACGGATCTCCTCGATGA
- a CDS encoding ATP-binding protein has protein sequence MGEIIELSIPSTLESLDAVSPVIEDAVARSGFDDVEAGRIQLAIWEAIVNAVQHGNRSRANEPVELKFVIGTKNIEVTIRDHGIGFVPAALPDPRAPDRLLEPSSRGVFLMRAYMDEVEYATHPCGGTIVRMSKGG, from the coding sequence ATGGGGGAAATCATCGAACTATCCATCCCGAGTACGCTCGAGTCGCTCGATGCCGTCTCGCCCGTCATAGAAGATGCCGTGGCTCGGAGTGGATTCGACGACGTCGAAGCTGGACGAATCCAGCTCGCTATTTGGGAAGCCATCGTCAATGCGGTTCAACATGGGAATCGCAGCCGTGCAAACGAACCCGTCGAGCTGAAGTTCGTTATTGGCACGAAAAATATCGAAGTGACGATTCGCGATCACGGAATCGGATTCGTACCGGCGGCCTTGCCAGACCCTCGCGCCCCCGATAGGTTGCTGGAACCATCCAGCCGCGGAGTCTTCTTGATGCGGGCATATATGGATGAAGTCGAATACGCGACGCATCCATGTGGTGGCACGATCGTGCGGATGTCGAAAGGGGGATGA
- a CDS encoding STAS domain-containing protein codes for MAQLNVRERNVNDVTIADLAGKIMIGEGEVQLRETVRHLLQAGKKNILLNLGDVSFMDSSGVGELVHSYTTTTNQGGKLKLMNLPMKIRDLLTITGLINVFDAYDSEDEAVRSFN; via the coding sequence ATGGCTCAACTGAACGTGCGAGAACGAAACGTGAACGATGTCACGATTGCGGATCTGGCCGGCAAAATCATGATTGGTGAGGGCGAGGTTCAATTGCGTGAGACGGTGCGGCACCTGCTACAGGCGGGAAAGAAGAACATCCTCTTGAACCTCGGAGACGTGTCTTTCATGGACAGTTCCGGGGTCGGAGAATTGGTGCATTCGTACACCACGACCACCAATCAAGGGGGCAAATTGAAGCTGATGAACCTGCCCATGAAGATTCGTGATCTTTTGACGATCACGGGGCTCATCAACGTCTTCGATGCGTACGACAGCGAGGACGAGGCCGTCCGCAGCTTCAACTGA
- a CDS encoding metalloregulator ArsR/SmtB family transcription factor yields the protein MSRAREGAVAEVFFALGDETRISLVRKLCADGASSATVLSNGQKVTRQAIVKHLQVLEGAGLVTHEKRGREVLYLIETRRLDEARVFLDSVSAAWDRAIDRLRFMVEEEETPPPRKPRSQ from the coding sequence ATGTCGAGAGCACGTGAAGGTGCCGTCGCCGAGGTGTTCTTCGCCCTCGGCGACGAAACCCGCATCTCCCTGGTGCGCAAGCTCTGCGCCGACGGCGCGTCGTCCGCTACGGTGCTTTCCAATGGCCAAAAGGTAACCCGCCAAGCCATCGTGAAGCACTTGCAGGTACTCGAAGGCGCCGGCCTGGTCACGCACGAGAAGCGCGGCCGCGAGGTCCTTTACCTCATCGAAACGCGGCGCCTCGACGAGGCGCGCGTATTCCTGGATAGCGTCTCCGCGGCCTGGGATCGCGCGATCGACCGTTTGCGCTTCATGGTCGAAGAAGAAGAGACGCCTCCGCCGAGAAAACCGCGCTCGCAGTGA
- a CDS encoding SRPBCC family protein has protein sequence MSSFDRIEKKVTLRAPLSRVWRAISNAEEFGRWFGVQLDGAFAVGKSLRGKFDAGLKEEAILAYQKKLGLPPSKVKMPDEDMVFCTVERIEPEHYFSFRWIPYGIDAEIDPKGEPTTLVEFRLEKVAEGTSLTIVESGFERVPAHRRERAFRMNDGGWAGQAENIKKYVEST, from the coding sequence ATGTCTTCGTTCGACCGAATCGAGAAAAAAGTCACGTTGCGCGCGCCGCTGTCCCGGGTTTGGCGGGCGATTTCCAATGCGGAGGAGTTCGGCCGTTGGTTCGGTGTCCAGCTCGATGGGGCCTTTGCGGTGGGCAAAAGCCTCCGCGGTAAATTCGATGCAGGCCTCAAGGAAGAGGCCATTCTCGCGTATCAAAAGAAACTCGGGCTGCCACCGTCGAAGGTAAAAATGCCCGACGAGGACATGGTCTTCTGCACCGTGGAACGCATCGAACCCGAGCACTACTTCAGCTTTCGCTGGATCCCCTACGGCATCGATGCCGAGATCGATCCAAAAGGCGAACCCACGACGCTCGTCGAGTTCCGGCTCGAAAAGGTGGCCGAAGGCACGTCGCTCACCATCGTGGAATCGGGCTTCGAGCGGGTGCCCGCGCATCGACGCGAACGTGCCTTCCGGATGAACGACGGCGGCTGGGCCGGGCAAGCGGAGAACATCAAGAAATATGTCGAGAGCACGTGA
- a CDS encoding aromatic amino acid lyase, giving the protein MKPSIFALALGLIFAVACTPPQVPSSPNGASATPPSPEVRTASHAAPLKSALSRPEPRDFPYRDATPVRLGMGHVTIEQIVHIARGGAPVRAEAALMDRLDRAHRLLLAAARHDIPVYGLNRGVGENKDKTIFQGDALSAETKQASERFNAALLRAHSAGLGDNLPESTVRALMAIRLNTILAGHTGCQRSVAQMYIEFLNRHIHPLVPSIGSVGEADITVLPHIGLAMMGEGEVLHRGERMPASRALTMEGLSPLKPYAKDALAITSSNAHSASLALMALHDAEQLLDSAEAIYALSLEGLNGNVAPMLPIAQDLQGYPEQSAAAGRIRRYLDGSYLWQPDPARPLQDPLSFRDMSHLHGAARAAIEVARRSLTLQINQSDDNPAVILDVTPPAEAPPAQRAAYVVEGDVRGAVVPTANFEPVAWALPLQAVNVAFAHVSRASCYRTLKLSMNHFTGLTRFLAPDDTAIAFGAIQKPCGALDADIRTLANPVSLDFLPVAGDIEDQGTNAPLIAHRLRRIGERLAGVFGLELLHAAQAVDLRLRKNPSLPLGRSTRRLHSAFRTQVAFLDKDRALTPDIRASLEFVAGGHVLRALERD; this is encoded by the coding sequence ATGAAACCATCGATCTTCGCGCTCGCGCTGGGTCTGATCTTCGCCGTCGCCTGCACGCCGCCGCAGGTACCGAGCTCGCCCAACGGTGCATCCGCAACGCCGCCGTCGCCGGAGGTGAGAACGGCTTCCCATGCGGCGCCGCTCAAATCGGCACTATCGAGGCCCGAGCCGCGTGATTTTCCGTACCGCGACGCCACACCGGTGCGTTTGGGAATGGGGCACGTCACCATCGAACAGATCGTGCACATTGCCCGCGGGGGCGCGCCCGTTCGCGCGGAAGCTGCCCTGATGGACCGACTCGATCGCGCGCACCGATTGCTGCTGGCCGCCGCCCGGCACGATATCCCCGTCTATGGGTTGAACCGCGGGGTCGGCGAAAACAAAGATAAGACCATCTTTCAAGGGGATGCGCTCTCGGCCGAGACGAAGCAGGCTTCCGAGCGATTCAACGCGGCCTTGCTGCGCGCTCACTCGGCGGGTTTGGGCGACAACCTGCCCGAATCCACGGTTCGTGCCCTGATGGCCATTCGACTGAATACGATCCTGGCGGGCCACACTGGCTGTCAGCGAAGTGTCGCGCAGATGTACATCGAATTCCTGAATCGCCACATCCACCCCTTGGTTCCCTCGATTGGCTCCGTGGGAGAGGCCGATATTACGGTATTGCCCCACATCGGCCTGGCCATGATGGGCGAAGGCGAGGTCCTTCACCGTGGAGAGCGCATGCCCGCATCGCGGGCGCTGACCATGGAGGGCCTCTCGCCGCTCAAGCCGTACGCAAAGGATGCGCTGGCCATCACCAGCTCGAATGCGCATTCGGCGTCGCTCGCGCTGATGGCCTTGCACGATGCCGAACAGCTTCTCGATTCGGCCGAAGCGATTTACGCGCTGAGCCTCGAGGGATTGAACGGCAATGTCGCACCGATGCTGCCCATCGCGCAGGATCTGCAAGGCTATCCCGAGCAGAGCGCCGCGGCGGGGCGAATCCGACGCTACCTCGACGGCAGCTACCTCTGGCAGCCCGATCCGGCGCGCCCCCTTCAGGATCCCCTCAGCTTTCGCGATATGAGTCATTTGCACGGCGCCGCCCGCGCCGCGATCGAAGTCGCTCGCCGGTCGCTCACACTGCAGATCAATCAATCGGACGACAATCCCGCCGTGATCCTCGACGTCACACCGCCCGCCGAGGCTCCGCCCGCCCAGCGTGCCGCGTACGTGGTGGAAGGAGACGTGCGCGGGGCCGTGGTGCCCACGGCGAACTTCGAGCCGGTGGCTTGGGCCCTGCCGCTGCAAGCGGTGAACGTCGCCTTCGCGCATGTTTCCCGTGCGAGCTGCTACCGCACCCTCAAGTTGTCGATGAACCATTTCACCGGCCTCACGCGGTTTCTGGCACCGGATGACACGGCCATCGCGTTCGGCGCGATTCAAAAGCCGTGCGGCGCGCTCGACGCAGACATTCGAACGTTGGCCAATCCGGTTTCGCTCGATTTCCTTCCCGTGGCGGGCGACATCGAAGACCAAGGGACCAACGCACCGCTCATTGCGCATCGCTTGCGCCGCATCGGCGAACGCCTGGCCGGCGTTTTCGGGCTCGAGCTTCTTCACGCCGCGCAGGCTGTGGATCTGCGCCTGAGAAAGAATCCTTCCCTGCCCCTCGGCCGTTCCACGCGAAGGCTTCACTCGGCGTTTCGCACACAGGTCGCATTCCTCGACAAGGATCGCGCGCTCACGCCCGACATCCGCGCCTCACTCGAATTCGTCGCCGGCGGCCACGTTCTTCGCGCGCTCGAGCGCGATTGA